Proteins encoded by one window of Lathyrus oleraceus cultivar Zhongwan6 chromosome 1, CAAS_Psat_ZW6_1.0, whole genome shotgun sequence:
- the LOC127115703 gene encoding miraculin, with amino-acid sequence MKSTTMLELLLLLALFSQPLLGTAKPFLDQVLDISGKTLRVDADYYIIPANGGEISLESSIGESCPLHVVVVKHSQGFPLRLAPVKGAIRVSTDLNIMLANYDSRCPNYSVVWKIDPVSKEETFVTTNGVLGHPGSKSIHSWFKIEKYEDAYKLVYCPNVCPSCKHVCEDIGIYVYKKREMRLALTNVPFKVKFQEA; translated from the coding sequence ATGAAAAGCACAACAATGCTAGAACTTCTACTTCTCCTTGCATTGTTCTCACAACCACTACTTGGAACAGCTAAACCTTTTCTCGATCAAGTCCTCGACATATCAGGAAAGACGCTTCGAGTTGATGCTGACTACTATATAATCCCAGCTAATGGCGGAGAGATTTCCCTTGAAAGTTCTATTGGTGAATCTTGTCCACTACATGTAGTAGTTGTGAAACATAGTCAAGGTTTTCCACTAAGACTCGCACCCGTTAAAGGCGCCATTCGTGTCTCGACTGATCTCAATATAATGTTGGCTAATTATGATTCTAGGTGTCCCAACTATTCAGTAGTTTGGAAGATTGATCCTGTGTCCAAAGAAGAAACGTTTGTGACCACGAATGGTGTATTGGGTCACCCGGGTTCGAAATCGATACATAGTTGGTTTAAGATTGAGAAGTATGAGGATGCTTATAAGTTGGTTTATTGTCCCAATGTGTGTCCTTCTTGCAAACATGTATGTGAAGATATTGGGATTTATGTGTATAAGAAAAGGGAAATGCGTTTGGCACTCACTAATGTTCCCTTTAAAGTTAAGTTCCAAGAGGCTTGA